The following are encoded together in the Humulus lupulus chromosome 5, drHumLupu1.1, whole genome shotgun sequence genome:
- the LOC133834035 gene encoding protein HOTHEAD, protein MGFGRSRFFAALLPGIVLFFSAFCRSERGPNYSFMHNATVAPAVSYYDYIIVGGGTAGCPLAATLSRKYNVLLLERGGSPYGNSNITNLSAFGAALSDLSPTSPAQRFISEDGVINSRARVLGGGSCLNAGFYTRAAPDYVRAAGWDGRLVNESYRWVERVVAFKPPMGRWQSAVRNGLLEVGIRPYNGFTFDHITGTKVGGTIFDMKGHRHTAADLLQYANPTGLTVLLHASVHKVLFRIKGRPRPMAHGVIFRDAEGNKHKAYLRNGPNSEVIISSGALGSPQLLMLSGVGPAQHLRAHNISLVLDQPMVGQGMSDNPMNAIFVPSPSPVEVSLIEVVGITNFGSYIEAAGGENFAGGTGRDYGMFSPKIGQLSTVPPKQRTPEALAKAIQLMDSLADAAFMGGFILEKIMGPVSTGDLELRTRNPNDNPSVTFNYFKEPLDLERCVQGIEIIERIIDSKAFSSFRYDYMSVPTLLNMTASSPINLLPKHANSSTSLEQFCKDTVMTIWHYHGGCQVGRVVDRDYKVLGVDALRVIDGSTFNYSPGTNPQATVMMLGRYMGMRILSERLAMEDESK, encoded by the exons ATGGGTTTTGGACGGTCGAGATTCTTTGCAGCTCTTCTTCCTGGAATTGTTTTATTCTTTTCTGCATTTTGTAGATCTGAAAGAG gTCCAAACTACAGCTTCATGCACAACGCAACAGTAGCTCCGGCGGTATCATACTACGACTACATCATCGTGGGGGGTGGCACCGCCGGGTGTCCGTTGGCGGCGACTCTCTCCCGGAAATACAACGTCTTACTACTTGAACGCGGTGGCTCCCCCTACGGCAACTCCAACATCACCAACCTCTCCGCCTTTGGCGCCGCCCTCTCCGACCTCTCTCCCACCTCCCCTGCCCAACGCTTCATCTCCGAGGACGGCGTTATCAACTCACGCGCCCGCGTCTTGGGCGGTGGTAGCTGTCTCAACGCCGGCTTCTACACACGCGCCGCCCCTGATTATGTTAG GGCAGCAGGATGGGATGGGCGGTTGGTGAATGAGTCATACCGGTGGGTGGAGAGGGTGGTGGCGTTCAAGCCACCGATGGGACGGTGGCAGAGCGCGGTGAGGAATGGCCTGTTGGAGGTAGGGATTAGGCCCTACAATGGGTTCACTTTCGACCATATAACTGGGACTAAGGTTGGAGGCACTATATTTGACATGAAGGGACATAGACACACTGCTGCTGATTTACTCCAATATGCTAACCCCACCGGCCTTACCGTGCTCTTGCATGCTTCTGTTCATAAGGTCCTTTTTAGAATTAAAG GGAGACCAAGGCCCATGGCCCACGGAGTGATCTTTAGAGACGCAGAAGGGAACAAACACAAAGCTTACCTAAGAAATGGGCCCAATAGCGAGGTTATCATATCATCTGGGGCACTTGGAAGCCCACAACTTCTGATGCTCAGCGGAGTGGGCCCAGCACAGCATCTTCGGGCCCATAACATCAGCCTGGTGTTGGATCAGCCCATGGTTGGCCAGGGCATGTCAGACAATCCCATGAATGCAATTTTTGTCCCATCTCCTTCCCCTGTGGAGGTTTCACTCATTGAAGTAGTTGGAATCACCAATTTTGGTAGCTACATTGAAGCTGCCGGCGGTGAGAACTTCGCCGGCGGTACCGGAAGAGACTATGGCATGTTTTCTCCTAAG ATAGGGCAACTTTCAACTGTACCACCAAAACAAAGGACCCCAGAAGCCCTAGCAAAGGCTATACAACTAATGGATAGTCTTGCAGACGCAGCCTTCATGGGAGGGTTCATTCTTGAGAAAATAATGGGCCCAGTTTCGACAGGTGACTTGGAGCTGAGAACTCGAAACCCTAATGATAATCCAAGTGTGACATTTAACTATTTCAAAGAGCCCTTAGACTTAGAAAGATGTGTCCAAGGCATTGAAATCATAGAAAGAATAATAGACTCAAAGGCGTTCTCTAGTTTCAGATACGATTACATGTCAGTGCCTACATTGCTCAACATGACAGCCAGTTCTCCCATAAATTTGCTGCCCAAACATGCCAATTCATCAACTTCTTTGGAGCAGTTCTGTAAGGACACTGTGATGACCATATGGCATTACCATGGAGGTTGCCAGGTTGGTAGGGTTGTTGATAGGGATTATAAGGTTCTTGGTGTTGATGCCCTAAGAGTTATTGATGGTTCTACTTTTAATTACTCTCCTGGAACCAATCCTCAAGCTACCGTTATGATGCTTGGAAG GTACATGGGAATGAGGATATTAAGTGAGAGGCTGGCCATGGAGGATGAGTCAAAGTGA